One Methylobacterium sp. AMS5 genomic region harbors:
- a CDS encoding glycosyltransferase family 2 protein translates to MAPLPISVFIIVKNEADRLGATLAAVRALADDIVVVDSGSTDGTQALAASLGARVIHNDWPGYGRQKRFAEEQCRHDWVLNLDADEVVPPDLAEQIRAVFAQGAPTHAAWTIAIAEVFPGETRPHPWAYVLTPVRLYRRDLSTYSTSPVHDRVVLGPGVTTGRIKGRIHHFSVRSLGDQLAKLNRYSDQQADDLDARGVTIPAWRLYVELPGNFLKAYFGRRHFVRGAYGFLTAMNYAISRHLRVAKHYERRVTTPRRPG, encoded by the coding sequence ATGGCCCCGCTCCCGATCTCCGTCTTCATCATCGTCAAGAACGAGGCCGACCGCCTCGGTGCGACCCTCGCGGCGGTGCGCGCATTGGCCGACGACATCGTGGTGGTCGATTCCGGCTCGACCGACGGCACCCAGGCGCTCGCCGCCTCGCTCGGCGCCCGCGTGATCCACAACGACTGGCCGGGCTACGGCCGGCAGAAGCGCTTCGCGGAAGAGCAGTGCCGCCACGACTGGGTGCTCAACCTCGATGCCGACGAAGTGGTGCCGCCCGACCTCGCCGAGCAGATCCGCGCCGTCTTCGCCCAAGGCGCGCCGACGCACGCCGCATGGACCATCGCCATCGCCGAGGTTTTCCCGGGCGAGACACGCCCCCACCCCTGGGCCTACGTGCTGACCCCGGTGCGGCTCTACCGGCGCGACTTGAGCACCTACTCCACTTCACCGGTCCACGACCGGGTCGTGCTCGGCCCCGGCGTCACCACCGGGCGGATCAAAGGGCGCATCCACCATTTCTCGGTGCGCTCGCTGGGCGACCAGCTTGCCAAGCTGAACCGCTATTCGGACCAGCAGGCCGACGACCTCGACGCCCGCGGCGTCACGATCCCGGCCTGGCGCCTCTACGTCGAGCTGCCCGGCAACTTCCTGAAGGCCTATTTCGGCCGACGCCACTTCGTGCGCGGCGCCTACGGCTTCCTCACGGCCATGAACTACGCGATCTCGCGCCACCTGCGCGTCGCCAAGCATTACGAGCGCCGTGTCACAACTCCGCGCCGACCGGGTTGA